From the genome of Drosophila gunungcola strain Sukarami chromosome 3L unlocalized genomic scaffold, Dgunungcola_SK_2 000005F, whole genome shotgun sequence:
CGTAGATAAAAAGAATTCGTTTAGTTGAAAGGTTAACTACTACTTGATAGGAACTGCTAACCAACTCAATTAACTCAAATGCGAAGTGTAGTAGTTTAAGTAAATGAAATTACCACCTgcttgaagaaaaaaaacatccTACAAAACCAACTAACCAACAATTCAGCACCACAATCACAAATTGAACTAGCATAATCTAGAGCTCTACTGTAAGTTAACATGTATAAACATATTCTTTAGATTTATAGTACAATAGATGTTTAATCAGAATTTTTAACATATAGTACGTGTGTTAAGTGTAGACGTAATCCCATAAACTCTATGTGTATGTATATTGCTATCGCAGGTATTTTAGTGTCGTCGTAAACCGTTTAAAATCCACCAAAAAGTGCTGGCACAACAAGatccaataaaatatatttgaaaaaccaTTTGAAGAAGTCTCAAGGTTTGGCATATTGATGGGTCCACTGGCGTGCAATTTCGTTGTGTTTTTCTGGGTCACCCAAATAAAGTTGGGCGATTTCCAGCTCCAGGGGATCGGCTGGATTTGGATCGGCCAGCAGGGACATGATGGAGATGAGTACCTTGGGCACGGACAGAGCCGGCGACCACTGTCCCTTGAGAATGTCTAGGCAAATGTAGCCCGAAATCGTTATGTTGCAGTGAAAGATCCTGGTTCGGAACTCAATGTGCGGTGGCTGGAATGGATAGTTTTCGGGAAAGATAAGGTCCATCTTAAAGCATCCGCCTTCGTAGGGCGTGTCCGGAGGACCTGGAATGGTGGCTATCCAGTGAAAAAGGTTCTCGTCCACAAGTTCTGCTTTGCATCCGTCAACGGGTCCCTTGGCAAAAACATTAAACTCTTTTTTCAGCCTCGAAGTGGCAATTGCGTCACCTTGATTGGGCACTGTTCCCAAAAAACTAGGCACTGGCATGAACAAAAACTCTGGTTCCGTGGGTTCATTAAAGGGTTCGCCAAGACGATGCGGAGTAGGAGCACGATTTGCGATTCTCACACGAGGAGGGGTCCTTAGAGGAGTAAACCTTGGAAGAGATGAAAAGGTGATACTAGGCCTCCTCCTCGACCTTCCCCTAGATGCTTGGGCATTTGGAGTGCGAACACGATGAAGTCTATTTTCAGAGTTTGAATTGGTTGACAAGTtcactgctgctgcagcatTTGCTTCCTCTCGGCGCCGTATACGTTCGCTTCGTCTTGCTGGCATTTtcttatattataatataatgtagaccttaaaattgaaaaatcaaacaattactaaaacaaaaaactcgCCAAAACATACCTCTCAAATTTATGAACGAGTAAATAAAGGCAACTGACTGCTAAATGCATGACCTACTCTTCAACTTTTTGAGGGCCTAAAAATCCTtaatgctttaaaattttcttaatcAGTTGTCACcaaattttattgcatttaggGGATTCCTTAATAGACaggtatataaattaaactttcaaaacttttagcaaaaaaaaaaataataaaaacgtaaGTTTAAAACATAATCAATTGGACCTTTTGGCTTTAATGCTATTAGAATCTAATTACCATTTAAGTACACAGTAAAGCCAAAATTTTGTCTGACAAAAATAGTTAGAAAAcgaataattattataatttatttcacatcatttttattcaagctatttatttattttcgctGTGTTAAGTATAGGTGCTTATTGCTGCATGACTGTACTTTAGCTTAAAAGCTTATTCTATTAGCAATTCCCTGCTTGATTTGTTTGTCACTTATTTATTGCAATTGGCTGGactttaaacaattattaacatttcccCCATACGTGCCTGGCAAGGTAAACACAACTCACAATCACAATCACTGAAAGTTTTCCCCGTTCGAGATCTATTCGAAACTCTCCAAACGTCACAAAGGCAGTCATAAGTTTTTCTATCGACTTTCGACAAAAAAAGacaataatttcatttagATGAGAATGTAAACCCGATAAGTGTGACTGTGACCCCATGCCGAACGAAATGTCTTGTGGAACTCAATTGGGTTTTATTGTACTGGGCTCTTGCGATCATTATCAAAGTATTTTGTACACGAAACAAACATGTCAAGCAAATGTGTTTTTGCTCCCCTCCGCAaaaccccccaaaaaaaagcgacccgaataaattgttaaaaataacaataataatttcaattgtcTGCCTGCATTTCGATTCGAACGCGTCATGTTGTTTTGATTGGAGCGATGATAAAAATCATTTCGCTTTTGCCCTTAAAAGAGGGTACTTATTTATAGGGTAGAGTTCAGTTACTAAGCGATTTTTTCGTGGGGAACCTGTTTGACTTatcataaatttatgaaaCATTTAAGGCAATTAATTAGGGGATTATATGATTTGTAGGCTGGCTGAGTGTGAAGTTTGAAATTTATTCAAGCAAAGGCATTtgcttcatttaaatttaaaggttAACTAGGTATCTACAAGAAAATCCATCAAGAGCTGTAGTAATTccaacaaaaaggaaaagtgtTATTAGAATGAAGAGAACTCGCTAGCTTagtaaaattgaaattcaaaaaaacAGGCATCTGActattaatttacaaattgtataaataaaattaaatcctaatatt
Proteins encoded in this window:
- the LOC128258951 gene encoding ubiquitin-conjugating enzyme E2 D2B, with product MPARRSERIRRREEANAAAAVNLSTNSNSENRLHRVRTPNAQASRGRSRRRPSITFSSLPRFTPLRTPPRVRIANRAPTPHRLGEPFNEPTEPEFLFMPVPSFLGTVPNQGDAIATSRLKKEFNVFAKGPVDGCKAELVDENLFHWIATIPGPPDTPYEGGCFKMDLIFPENYPFQPPHIEFRTRIFHCNITISGYICLDILKGQWSPALSVPKVLISIMSLLADPNPADPLELEIAQLYLGDPEKHNEIARQWTHQYAKP